Sequence from the Thermococcus nautili genome:
GGACGAGGAGCTCCTTCCTCTTCTTAACGACCTCAAGCCTCCTCTGGAGGATTGACTTAACCCTCTCCATGGTATCACCTACTCCATTAGGGGGCCCTAAACCTTATAAGGTTTTCGGTGAACGCCAAAGTTCATTTCGTCAATCAGCGAAGTAAAGCTTAAGCGCATTCAGTCTTCCCGGTTACGGGGGTGAAGGGGATGAGGCTCGTCGCGATAACAGACCTTCACGGCAATGTGAAGATGAGCCGAAAGCTCGCCGAGCTAATTGCAGAGGAGAAGCCGGATATCCTCCTAGTAGCGGGCGACATAACTCACTTTTCGGGAGCCGAAACTGCCAGGAAGGTTCTCCAGCCCCTCCTTGAGACGGGCGTTCCGATACTCTCGGTTCACGGCAACTGCGACGGCAGGGACGTTCCGGAGTTGCTCGACGAACTCGGAATCTGGGTTCACGACAGGAGGAGAGAGCTCAACGGAGTTGGCTTCGTCGGAGTTGGGGGTTCAAACATAACGCCCTTCAACACAATCTGGGAGCTCACTGAGGATGAAATTCGAGAAATCCTGCTGAGGAACTACCGCCCCGGCGATATAATTCTCTCCCACGTTCCGCCGAGGGACACGAAGGCTGACCTCGTCCATTCCGGCCTTCACGTCGGAAGCAGGGCCCTCAGAGAGTTCATCGAGGAGAACCAGCCGCCGCTTGTCATCACGGGCCACATCCACGAGGCGAGGAGCGTTGACCATGTTGGGAAAACGGTAATCGTGAACCCAGGCCCGCTCTTCAGAGGGTACTATGCAGAAATAATCTTGGCCGATAATGTCATTAACGTTGAACTGAAGTCCCTCTGAAGTGTTCGTCATTCTTCCCATTTACTTTGGGTCCTGTTTAGTGGTAATTTGGAAACTACCACTTGATAATCATAAAGTCTGTCGCCCGTTCAACACCTACATAAAGAAAGGTTATAACAAATTACCTCAACCCCCACGCGGTGGTAGTTGTGGAAGCGATGAGGGTGAAGCTGCCCGAGGAGACGGTTAAGCGCCTCAGGGCTGATTTGAGAGAGCTAAGAAGGGACATTCAGCGCCTGATGGTGGTTGATAACTATCCTCTCCTTCAAAGGCTTGAAAAAGGCCCCAGTCCCGCCGATTGGGCAACATTCAGTGCCTACCTGCGGATGATTCACCTCAGTGATGATGTAATTCCCCGTGAGGTCAGGGAGCGGATTTCGAGGCACAGAAAGAAGTTTTTAGATGAAATAAACAAACGTCTTGCTAAGACCGGTGGGGGCTACTGGGTGACGATTGAGAACGGTGATACCTTGCTCAACTATTACGATGAGGGGGGCGGTCTCCAGAAGGTCAAGCTTGGCTACGTTGACGTCATGAACATACTCGGTGCGAGAAACGTTGACAGAGTCGTTGAGATAATAATAAAGAGAAGCAGGGGGATTTTTGGAGATTAAACGAGCTTTTTCTCCCTCAAAACCTTCTCCATCCTGTCCATCGCTTCCTCAAGCTGCTCGTAAGCTGTTGCGTAGCTTATCCTTATGTACCCCTCACCGGCCTTTCCGAAGGCCGAGCCCGGAACGACCGCGACCCTGGCTTCCTTCAGCATCAGCTCGCTGAACTCCTTGTCAGTTAAGCCCGTGTCCCTAATCCTCGGGAATATGTAGAACGCTCCCTTGGGCTTAACCGTCGGAAGGCCCATCTCGTTGAGGCGCTTCCAGACGAGGTTCCTCCTCCTGTCGTACTCCTTCCTCATCTCTTCGACCGCCTTCCAGCTCCTCTCGTCCTCGAGGGCCTTCGCGGCGGCGTACTGGACGAAGGTAACCGGACAGGTGGCGTTGTACATCTGGAAGCGGGTCATCTTCTCGATTATCCAAGCCGGGGCCGCGACGAAGCCGAGGCGCCAGCCGGTCATGGCGAAGGTCTTGGAGAATCCGTTTATGGTTATCGTGCGCTCGAACATGCCGTCGAGAGATGCTATGCTGTGGTTCTTGACGCCGTCGTAGACGAAGTGCTCGTAAACTTCATCGCTGAAGACGATGAGGTCGTGCTCAACCGCGAAGTCTGCAATCTCCTCAACGTCCTTCTTGGTCAGAACCGCGCCGGTCGGGTTGTTGGGGGTGTTTATGATGAGCGCCCTGGTTTTGTCGCTCACGTGCTTCTCAAGGTCGTCAACGGAAAGGCGGAACTCGTTCTCCTCGTAGGTCGGGACCTCAACCGGTTTTCCTCCGGCGAGAATAACGGCCGGAGCGTAGCTGACGAACATGGGACTCGGGATGAGGACTTCTTCCCCGTCCTTGAGGAACGTTGCAAGGCCCATAATAAAAGCCTGGTTCGCCCCAACGAGCACCATTATCTCGCTCTTCGGGTCGGCCTCGATGCCGTTCTGCTCCTTGAGCTTCCTCGCTATAGCCTCGCGGAGCATCGGCAGGCCTGCGTTCGGGCCGTAGTGCGTCATGCCCTTGTCAAGGGCCTCCTTGGCGTACTCCTTTATATGCTCCGGCGTGTCAAAGTCCGGTTCGCCGATTCCAAGTGATATGAGACCCTCAACGCCCTGGGCAAGGTCGAAGAGCTTTCTAATCTCAGAAGGGTTGACGAGTTCGAGTCTGTCGCTCAGCGCCATGAACCTCACCGCTCTTCCTTCTCGCCAATGTTTATAACCTTACCTGGACGAAAAGATGAACATCGAAGTGCTGATATGGACGTTGAGGTATATCTAGGGGGTTGGAGTTTTCTCCTCGCTGGGAAACTTCCAGTTCTTGGTAATCTTCGCGACGTTTCTAACGATTGCTCTCTCCTCGCGGTTTCTCTCGACGAGCTTCTCGAGGAATGAAATTAGGTCGTCGTAGGTTCCCCTCTCGACCGGGAACGGAACGCGGTCCTTTCCGCCAACGGCGTAGGTGAACTTGAAGGGGTCCGGCGGGTGCGTCACCCTGTCCTTCCAGCTCGGGGGCGTCTCGTAGACCAGCTCGACCACGAGCGAAAGTGCCCTCAGCGTGCTCGGCCCGAGCCCCTTGAGGAGAAGAAGTTCCTCGTAGTTCCCGACGCCCAGCTCCCTCGCGAATTCAAGGGCTCTCGCGTTGAGCTCCAGCTTCCCAAGGCTCTCGTAGCGCTTTAAAATGACCCTCTCATCGACGTCCCTCGGGCGGTAGTACACCAGCGGGCGGTAGCCCTTTGCGATGGCCTTTATCGTCTCAACCTCGCGCGCCACCTTCTCCGGCCCCTCGCTCACGAGGTCGAGGAGCGTCTTCTGAAACTCCCTGGAGTCATTTGAAACCGTGTTGAGGGCCAACTCGGCGCGGATTCCCGCTATCGCCTTGTGGGGGTCGAGGGTGAATGTTTCGGCGTCAAACCAGTGGTAGCGCCTCGCGAGTTTGGCTTTCTCGTTCATTCCCTGCTGTACCACCGCCCAGTTGCCCTCTTCATCGAGAAAGAAGGCGTGGTGGTAGAGCTGATAACCTGCCTGAAAGGCAACGGTGTCAACCTTCGCGACGAGCCGGGACGTTCGGATGTAGGGTTCCGGGTCGAGTTCGTAGCGCTCCGCTATGGTTTTCAGCTCCTCCGGCGTTCTTCTGCTTGCTTTCCCTTTGCCACCTGCCACCTTAACGCCAAGCTCCTCCCGCGAGAGGGCCTCCTTTATCATGCCCACCGTCACCGTCGTCGAGCCCGAGGAGTCCCAGTCCATGCCGATGAGGTTGTTGAAGGCCTGGAACCAGACCGGGTCGGAGAGCCTCTCGAGGAGGCCTTTCGTGCCGTACTCGTCAACGGCGAGTATTAGAACTAGTCTCGTCAGCTTCCTCATCCTCTGAGCGAGCCACGCGGGAACATGGCCGCCGTGGAGGGGCAGTTCGGCAACGTTCCGCATTGAAGTTGAATAAGCCTTCGGGGTTTTAACCCTTATCCCGATAGATTTTTCGAGTTTTTCGGATGAGTCCTACGAATCTCCATAAAAGTGTTGGAGTTTTCAACGGAAAGCCTTTTTATTGAGCGGTTCGATTCTCATCTGCATAGTCATGGGGGGTTTGAGAATGGGAGTTGAAAAGGTTCCGAAGTACGACATCCCGACGGTCAAGGTGGACTACGTTTTTATCGAGCTTGACAAGATGAAGCCCCACGAGCAGCTCGTCCAGAAGGAGCTTGAGGCCTTCATCGAGAGCGTCACGGGAAGTGGCCTCTTCTGGAAGCCGATGCTCCTCGCGAAGATTCCGGGAACGGACGAGTACCTTATCGTTGACGGCCACCACCGCTGGGCCGGCCTTCAGAAGCTCGGCGCGAAGAGGGCTCCTTCAGTCATACTCGACTACTTCAGCGACGACGTTAAAGTCTACACCTGGTACCCGGCCTTCAAGGGCGACCTCAATGAGGTCATCGAGAGGCTCAAGAGGGAGGGCCTTGAGGTCGTTGAGGACCCCGAGGCCGAGGAAAAGGCCGAGCGCGGTGAGATTGCCTTCGCCATCGTCGGCGAGAAGGTTTTCGCGATTCCCGGAGGTCTTGAAGAGCAGAAGAAGGTCAGCAAGGTCCTCGATGAGATGAGCGTTGAGGGCAAAATTGAGCTCATCTACTACGGCCTCAAGGAGGACGCAAGGGAAGACATGGCCAAGGGCGAGATTGACTACGTCTTCATCAGGAAGGCCCCGACGAAAGAGGACGTCATGGAGCTCGTCAAACGCGGTGAGGTCTTCTCGCCGAAGACGACCAGGCACGTTCTGCCGTTCAACCCGGACAAGATTGACGTCAAGCTCGAGGAGCTCTTCTGAGTTCCAACAGGTTTTTAAATTTTGCATCTTTTATTCATTAGCTCCGATGACGATGGATTAACCGGCTGACGCGTGATGACATCGGCCTTGACTGAGGGCGCACCTACATAACCACTTACAAAAAAGGGATATAAACTCCAGCTCCCAAAACTGGACGGTGGGAAAATGCTGAAGGCGCTCGCTCCCCTTCTCGCGGGGGCCCTCGTGGACAGGCCCGGAATCGGCCATTTTAAAATAGTCCGCTCCATCAAAGAAGTTCCAGAGGAGAGGGCCGTCGTCGTTGGCAGGGCTGGCTCAAGGGTTCCTCGGGGATGGGAGCTCGTGACCGTGAGCGCCGCGAGGGGCTTCTTTGGCCCAAGGGAGCTCCACAGAATCCTTGAGGGCATCGTGGCAAGCCTTAAAGGTGACCCCGATAAGGCAATTGTCATAGCCTGTCCCGAGTACCTAGCGCTCCACAACGGTTTCAACGCGCTGATAAAGTTCCTAAACGACGTTCGCGACTACGCGATTCTCATGGGGGGCAGGGTTTACCTCGTCACCGACGAGCTCGCCTGGGACCCGAGGGAGTTTGCCCTTCTAAAGAGGCTCGAGGATTAGGCCTTTAAACCCTCTCTTCCAACTTCTCTGGGGGTCGTGATGCTTCGAGGTCTAATCTTTGATGTTGACGAGACTCTCGTCTACTATGAGGGTTACAACCTGAGACGTTGGTATGAGGAGGTCGGAAGACCTGCGATGGAAAAACTCGGCGTGGTTCTCGACTGGGAGACATTCAGGCGGATTGTTAAGGGCGAACTCTCGCGAACCTACGTTGAGCGCTTTGGAATAGGCCACGTCGAGTTCTGGAAGGCCATGGACAGAGCCAACAGGGCTTACCGTGAGAGGCTCCTTCGTGAGGGGAAAATCAAGCCGTTTCCGGACGTTGGGGCCCTTGAGGAGCTGAGAAAACTCGGACTGAAGATGGGGGCGGTCAGCAACGCCTCCCAGGACAACACTGAGCTCGTTCTGAAAGCTTTTGGCCTCGATAAGTATTTCGACGTAATCTTTGGAAAGGATTACCGCTATCTCGACGGCGTTAAGCCCAACCCGTACCTAATCAAAAAGGCCCTCAATGCCCTTGGCCTGAAGCCGGAGGAGGTTCTAATCGTTGGCGACAGCTCCAACGACGTTTTGGCTGGAAAAAACGCGGGTATAAAGACGGTGAACGTCGTCCGCTTTGAAAAAGTCCCGGGAGCGGACTACTACGTAAAAGACCTGTGGGAGCTCGTTGAAATGGTGAAAAATTGGAGCTCACATGCCCCCGCTGACCGCTAGCTCTATTATCTTCCTTATCTCGACGAGGAACTCCATCGGGATGTCCTTGAGCATCGGTTCGAGGAAGCCCTTGACTATGAGCTGTGTCGCCTTCTCCTCGTCGAGTCCCCTGCTCATGAGGTAGAACAGCTCCTCCTCGCGTATCTTGCCTATCGCTGCCTCGTGGCTCAGCTCGGCGTCGTCAACCTTGCTGACCAGCCCGGGATAGGTCTCCATCGTGGCCTTGTCGCTGAGGAGCAGGGCATCACAGCTTATGTGGCCCTTCGTCTTTGGTGCTTCTGCCCTTATAATTCCGCGCGTTATCACCGTGCTCTCGTCCATTATGACGGCCTTGCTCGCGTTTATTCCCCCGGCGCCTTTGCCCTGGAGGTACATCTCGCCCCCAAGGTCCACGAACCAGTCCTTCTGGCCGAGCAAGATACCGTTCAGCTCGACGTAGCCGTTCTCCTCCACCCAGTACTTCGGATTTGCGACGTTGCTCTTGCCGGTTCCGAGGCCGACGGTGGTGTTTATGAAGCGCGCCCCCTTTCCTATCTTTGCCCTCGTCATGGGCCTCGTGTGGACGTACTCCGGCCAGTTCTGCAGAACGGTCAGCTGGCCCTTCGCTCCCTCGTGGAAGTACGCCTCCGTCATGTCGAGGTGGAGCGAGTGCTTGACGAGAATTGGAGCGGTACAGCCCTCTATGAGGTGGAACTCCGTGTTCTTCTCGGCGATTATGATTATGTGCGGTGCCTGGGCCAGTGCGCTCTCCTGAATCAGGAAGAACAGGTGGAGCGGAAACGGAACCTTGAGGCCCTCCTTGACGTAGAGGAAGATTCCACCGTTCCACACGGCAGTGTGATAGGCCGTAAGCTTGCTCTCGTCAACGCGGAAGAGCTTGAGGAAGTGCTCCTTGACGAGGTCGGGATACTTTCTCACCGCCTCCTCGGTCGGAAGGACTATCAAGCCCTTCTTGGCCCACTCCTGGAGGAACTGGTTGTAGATGACCCCGGTGTCGGTCTGAACCGCTAAGCCGGCTATGTACTTCTGCTCGACCTCGCTGATTCCAAGCCTGTCGAGGAGAGCCTTCATCTCCGGTGGTAGGTCGTCGAGGCTCTCGATGTTCTCTGACAGGCCCTCGACTTCCGGTTTTGCTATGAACTGGAGCAGTTCCTCCTCGCTTATGACCGGGTCGTTCAGCGGGGCCCTCTCGAACGCTTCTAACGCCTTGTACCTTATCCTCGTCATCCACTCCGGTTCCCTGTTCCTCTTCGCGAGCTCCTCAATCTGGTTCTCGATTATAGCCTTGGCATCGCTCATGGTTATCGTTTCCGTCATGCTCCCACCTCCTCGAAGATTCCGGCGAAGCCTTCTCTGTCTATCCTGTCAACGAGCTCTCCCCCGCCGGTCCTCACAATCCTGCCGTCCTTCATGACGTGGGCGGTGATTCTGTTTTTGTCGATGTGCTCGAGGATTCTGCCGTAGTGGGTAATCAGGAGTATCGCGGTTCCCCTCTCGTGGAGCTCCTCAATCTTCCTGCTGATTACGCTGAGCGAGTCAACGTCAACACCGCTGTCGGGCTCGTCCAGAATCAGGAGCTTCGGCTCAATGAGAACCGCCTGGAGGAGCTCAAGCCTCTTCCTCTCGCCGCCGGAGAAGCCGACGTTCACGTAGCGGTGCAAATCCTCCTCTTTGAACCACAGCTCCTTCGCCTTCTCAACTATAAGGTCGTAGGCCTCCACCGGGTCGAGTCCCTTGAGCTCAACCAGAACCTGCTGGAGGAAGTCAATTATCCTAACGCCCTCGACCTCGGGCGGAACCTGAAAGGCCAGCAGAATCCCGCGCTTGGCCCTCTCGTCCGGGCCGAGTTCGGTTATGTCCTCGCCCTCGAAGAGAATCCTTCCGTTCCTGACCTCGTACTTTGGGTGACCCGATATCGTCAGGGCGAGAGTTGATTTACCGCTCCCGTTGGGCCCCATTATGACGTGGAATTCGCCGGGTTTGACCTCGAGGTTGACCCCCTTGAGTATCTCCTTGTCCTCAACGTTCACGTGAAGGTTCTCAACTTTGAGCATTAGCTCACCCCCGTGGGTAACGTAGATGGGACGTTTTTTAAGCATTACTGGACACGGATGTGAATTCCAAGAGGGGGAGAAACGAAAAGTAGAAAAGACCGCTCAGTGGGCGAGTGGAAGGGTCTCGCGAATCTTTCTGAGGAGCTCGTCCTTGGCCGGCGAGTCCTCGAGGGCTATCTCAAGCACCTCGTCAATCCGCTCGACCGGGTAAATCTCTATTTTCTCGGCCTTGTCCGGGCTCAGGAAGACGTCCTTCTCGTTGGCCTTGGGGATTATGACCTTCTTTATGCCGGCCTCTATGGCAGCTTCAATCTTCGGCGTCGCACCGCCTATCGGCAGGACCTCACCGCGAACGCTGAGCGAGCCCGTCATTGCAACGTCCTGCCTTATCGGAATGTTCTCAAGGGCCGAGATGACGGCGGTGGCAACGCTTATGCTCGCCGAATCACCTTCGACGCCCTCGTAGGTCTGGAGGAACTGGACGTGAATATCGTACCTGCTGATGTCCTCGCCCTTGTAGCGCTTGATTATGGCCGAGACGTTCTGAACGGCCTCCTTCGCTATCTCTCCGAGCTTTCCTGTGACGATTATCTTTCCTTCTTCCTTGCTCGCGGCGGGAGCAACAACCGCTTCAATCGGCAGGACGATACCGCTCTCCTCGCCGATAACTGCCAAGCCGTTGACGCGACCGATTTCGCTCCCCTCGCTCTTTATGACCTGGTACTCCTTCTTCCTCTCGATGTACCAGTCCGCGAGTTGCTTTTCAAGGGGCTTGGCGAGCTTGAGGGCCTCAAGAACGTCTTCCCGCTCGACAATCTTCTTGCCCTTCTTTATCGCGATGTCTCCGGCGGCCCTCACTATACCGCCGAGGTCGCGGAGGCGTAGCGTTAGGTGGCCCTTCCTGCCGGCCCTCTTCTGAGCTTCGCGAACGATTTCCTCAACGGCCTCGCGGGTGAAGTGCGGAATCTTGCCGTCGCGCTTTACCTCCTGGGCAACGAACTGGACGAGCTTTCTCCTGTTCTCTATCGTGTCCGGCATCGTGGTTCTCATGTAAACCTCGTAACCGTAGCCCCTAATCCTCGAGCGGAGCGCGGGGTGCATCTTCTCTATCGTGTCGAGGTTTCCGGCGGCAACCAGTATGAAGTCACAGGGAACCGGCTCGGTCCTCACCATGGCACCGCTTGAGAGCTCGCTCTGACCAGTAATCGGGAACTTCTTCTCCTGCATCGCGGTGAGAAGGCTCTGCTGCATCTTGAGGGTCAGCGTGGCTATCTCATCTATGAACAGGACGCCCTTGTGGGCGCGGTGTATCATTCCCGGCTCAACGCGCTCGTGGGCCGGGGTTCCAAGGCCTCCGGAGTTCTTGACGAAGAGGCCGTTGGCTATTAGGTTGCCCTTCTCCGTCGTCAGGTTGTAAGTTACCTCAACTTCCTCCCACGTCTCGA
This genomic interval carries:
- a CDS encoding pyridoxal phosphate-dependent aminotransferase, which translates into the protein MALSDRLELVNPSEIRKLFDLAQGVEGLISLGIGEPDFDTPEHIKEYAKEALDKGMTHYGPNAGLPMLREAIARKLKEQNGIEADPKSEIMVLVGANQAFIMGLATFLKDGEEVLIPSPMFVSYAPAVILAGGKPVEVPTYEENEFRLSVDDLEKHVSDKTRALIINTPNNPTGAVLTKKDVEEIADFAVEHDLIVFSDEVYEHFVYDGVKNHSIASLDGMFERTITINGFSKTFAMTGWRLGFVAAPAWIIEKMTRFQMYNATCPVTFVQYAAAKALEDERSWKAVEEMRKEYDRRRNLVWKRLNEMGLPTVKPKGAFYIFPRIRDTGLTDKEFSELMLKEARVAVVPGSAFGKAGEGYIRISYATAYEQLEEAMDRMEKVLREKKLV
- a CDS encoding SUF-like minimal system protein SmsB, with protein sequence MTETITMSDAKAIIENQIEELAKRNREPEWMTRIRYKALEAFERAPLNDPVISEEELLQFIAKPEVEGLSENIESLDDLPPEMKALLDRLGISEVEQKYIAGLAVQTDTGVIYNQFLQEWAKKGLIVLPTEEAVRKYPDLVKEHFLKLFRVDESKLTAYHTAVWNGGIFLYVKEGLKVPFPLHLFFLIQESALAQAPHIIIIAEKNTEFHLIEGCTAPILVKHSLHLDMTEAYFHEGAKGQLTVLQNWPEYVHTRPMTRAKIGKGARFINTTVGLGTGKSNVANPKYWVEENGYVELNGILLGQKDWFVDLGGEMYLQGKGAGGINASKAVIMDESTVITRGIIRAEAPKTKGHISCDALLLSDKATMETYPGLVSKVDDAELSHEAAIGKIREEELFYLMSRGLDEEKATQLIVKGFLEPMLKDIPMEFLVEIRKIIELAVSGGM
- the serK gene encoding L-serine kinase SerK, giving the protein MGVEKVPKYDIPTVKVDYVFIELDKMKPHEQLVQKELEAFIESVTGSGLFWKPMLLAKIPGTDEYLIVDGHHRWAGLQKLGAKRAPSVILDYFSDDVKVYTWYPAFKGDLNEVIERLKREGLEVVEDPEAEEKAERGEIAFAIVGEKVFAIPGGLEEQKKVSKVLDEMSVEGKIELIYYGLKEDAREDMAKGEIDYVFIRKAPTKEDVMELVKRGEVFSPKTTRHVLPFNPDKIDVKLEELF
- a CDS encoding HAD family hydrolase, producing the protein MLRGLIFDVDETLVYYEGYNLRRWYEEVGRPAMEKLGVVLDWETFRRIVKGELSRTYVERFGIGHVEFWKAMDRANRAYRERLLREGKIKPFPDVGALEELRKLGLKMGAVSNASQDNTELVLKAFGLDKYFDVIFGKDYRYLDGVKPNPYLIKKALNALGLKPEEVLIVGDSSNDVLAGKNAGIKTVNVVRFEKVPGADYYVKDLWELVEMVKNWSSHAPADR
- the sufC gene encoding Fe-S cluster assembly ATPase SufC, which encodes MLKVENLHVNVEDKEILKGVNLEVKPGEFHVIMGPNGSGKSTLALTISGHPKYEVRNGRILFEGEDITELGPDERAKRGILLAFQVPPEVEGVRIIDFLQQVLVELKGLDPVEAYDLIVEKAKELWFKEEDLHRYVNVGFSGGERKRLELLQAVLIEPKLLILDEPDSGVDVDSLSVISRKIEELHERGTAILLITHYGRILEHIDKNRITAHVMKDGRIVRTGGGELVDRIDREGFAGIFEEVGA
- a CDS encoding DUF763 domain-containing protein, coding for MRNVAELPLHGGHVPAWLAQRMRKLTRLVLILAVDEYGTKGLLERLSDPVWFQAFNNLIGMDWDSSGSTTVTVGMIKEALSREELGVKVAGGKGKASRRTPEELKTIAERYELDPEPYIRTSRLVAKVDTVAFQAGYQLYHHAFFLDEEGNWAVVQQGMNEKAKLARRYHWFDAETFTLDPHKAIAGIRAELALNTVSNDSREFQKTLLDLVSEGPEKVAREVETIKAIAKGYRPLVYYRPRDVDERVILKRYESLGKLELNARALEFARELGVGNYEELLLLKGLGPSTLRALSLVVELVYETPPSWKDRVTHPPDPFKFTYAVGGKDRVPFPVERGTYDDLISFLEKLVERNREERAIVRNVAKITKNWKFPSEEKTPTP
- a CDS encoding DUF835 domain-containing protein translates to MLKALAPLLAGALVDRPGIGHFKIVRSIKEVPEERAVVVGRAGSRVPRGWELVTVSAARGFFGPRELHRILEGIVASLKGDPDKAIVIACPEYLALHNGFNALIKFLNDVRDYAILMGGRVYLVTDELAWDPREFALLKRLED
- a CDS encoding metallophosphoesterase produces the protein MRLVAITDLHGNVKMSRKLAELIAEEKPDILLVAGDITHFSGAETARKVLQPLLETGVPILSVHGNCDGRDVPELLDELGIWVHDRRRELNGVGFVGVGGSNITPFNTIWELTEDEIREILLRNYRPGDIILSHVPPRDTKADLVHSGLHVGSRALREFIEENQPPLVITGHIHEARSVDHVGKTVIVNPGPLFRGYYAEIILADNVINVELKSL